One Ooceraea biroi isolate clonal line C1 chromosome 6, Obir_v5.4, whole genome shotgun sequence genomic window carries:
- the LOC105284137 gene encoding uncharacterized protein LOC105284137: MIRNANAGVLCAFLLLFAATGTGAIRCFQCSSDTDPDGEDLCGSYRTFDKERNVPIECNSEESHMPGTFCVKYTEQSPRGFIWDGRWRQVIRRCASVASTGVTGVCNWGVHENGVYWQECYCSEDACNAASSLVSFTTLLLMTCGVVITLFYFK; this comes from the exons ATGATACGTAACGCTAACGCGGGCGTGTTGTGCGCGTTCTTGTTGTTGTTCGCCGCGACAG GTACCGGAGCGATACGCTGTTTCCAATGTAGCTCCGACACCGATCCGGATGGCGAGGACCTTTGCGGCTCCTACAGGACATTCGACAAAGAGCGGAACGTGCCGATCGAGTGCAACAGCGAGGAATCCCACATGCCTGGCACGTTTTGCGTTAAATACACCGAGCAGAGCCCGCGCGGTTTCATCT GGGATGGTAGGTGGCGACAGGTGATCCGACGATGCGCCTCTGTCGCCAGTACAGGGGTCACGGGGGTCTGTAACTGGGGAGTTCATGAGAACGGCGTTTACTGGCAGGAATGTTATTGCTCCGAGGACGCGTGCAACGCAGCATCCAGTCTGGTGTCCTTCACCACGCTTCTCCTCATGACATGCGGCGTCGTGATTACGCTATTTTACTTTAAGTga
- the LOC105284138 gene encoding uncharacterized protein LOC105284138 encodes MESKDISKLEEMLDSDDEVHLLNDEMENVPITPSYYKSYCRTQYTKNIFDYTWHLEDFATLSKTETKIQSAAFSETAQYTFEIRLFHTPPYWDDTVIKFYVFTKEPFQGSCDVFTICRGKMELLISKAGYIENGSCMYETIASSLLRYANGGTLTLNFRITVLCDILTKTLHVKSVPLNTVNNSMENHENLIRISYSPCVIFILNERVTYKISKNLLRGIKSSYFSSICETCQEEEKNDITISLNVPSSNDFRMMLTFIETGSLPTSDSNVPTILELLNLSIAYDVKDLQVTCEKALILNITVANVLHILNITMKMSTSALKEHVMAFIKFHLNELKKTAVFKQLPSSSLKEIVESIAEYKIDIKSVPINARSESS; translated from the coding sequence GACATTTCTAAATTAGAAGAAATGTTAGATTCAGATGATGAGGTTCATCTATTAAATGATGAGATGGAAAATGTACCCATTACACCTTCGTATTATAAGAGTTATTGTCGAACACAGTATACCAAGAATATATTTGACTACACTTGGCATCTGGAGGATTTCGCTACACTCTCTAAAACAGAAACAAAAATTCAGTCGGCAGCATTTTCTGAAACAGCTCAATATACATTTGAGATACGATTGTTTCACACACCACCTTACTGGGATGATactgttataaaattttatgtatttactAAGGAACCATTTCAAGGTAGTTGCGATGTATTTACGATTTGTAGGGGCAAAATGGAATTGTTGATTTCGAAAGCCGGCTATATAGAGAATGGTTCATGCATGTATGAAACTATAGCGAGCTCATTGTTAAGGTACGCAAATGGAGGAACGCTTACATTGAATTTTAGGATTACAGTTCTTTGCGATATTTTAACTAAGACTTTACATGTGAAGTCAGTACCATTGAATACCGTAAATAATAGCATGGAGAACCATGAGAATTTAATTAGGATAAGTTATTCACCATGCgtcattttcatattaaacGAACGTGTaacgtataaaatatcaaaaaatttattacgtgGCATCAAAAGTTCCTATTTCTCGTCGATATGTGAAACATgtcaagaagaagagaaaaatgatataaCAATAAGCCTAAATGTACCATCTAGTAATGATTTTCGAATGATGCTAACATTTATCGAAACTGGTTCATTACCGACATCAGATTCTAATGTTCCAACAATCCTAGAGTTGTTGAACCTATCCATCGCATACGATGTAAAAGATCTTCAAGTTACATGTGAAAAAGctttaatacttaatattacTGTTGCAAATGTCCTCCACATTTTGAACATTACAATGAAAATGTCGACAAGTGCCTTAAAAGAACATGTAATggcttttataaaatttcacttAAATGAACTTAAAAAAACCGCAGTATTTAAACAACTCCCGTCATCATCATTGAAGGAGATAGTAGAAAGCATTgcagaatataaaatagatataaaatccGTACCAATCAATGCGCGTTCAGAATCTTCATAG